The nucleotide window CGCAGTTCAGCGAAAATCTTTGTGCCTGCCAGCGCAAAGGCCGTCTCGACATAGCCCATGGCGACAGGCGCCTGAAGCGTCGGGCCGAAAGCGCCGGACGTGACCACACCGATGGGAGAGCCGCCTTCGCCTTCCGCGAACAGTTCGGCGCCGTGTCTGACAGGAGCACGTCCTTCCGCCAGCAGTCCGACACGCCGACGGCTGACGCCCTGCTCAAGCTGCGCCAGAATCAGGTCGGCTCCGGGGAAGCCGCCTGCGCGTGCGCCACCGTTTCGGCGGGCTTTCTGGATCGCCCATTCCAGAGCGCCTTCCACGGGCGATGTCGTTTCATCAAGGTCCGAGCCGTAAAGGCAGAGACCGCCTTCAAGGCGCAGACTGTCACGGGCGCCGAGGCCGATCGGTTTGACTTCAGGCTGCGCCAGCAGGGCTCTGGCAACCTGTTCTGTCCTGTCTGAGGGAACGCTGATCTCGAAGCCGTCCTCGCCCGTGTAACCGGAGCGGGTGACGATTGCCTCAATGCCGTCCAGAGTGACGGTTTTCGCATCCATGAACGTCATGGTCGAAACATCCGGTGCAAGCCGCGCGAGGGCTTTTTCGGCTTTTGGTCCCTGTAGCGCCAGAAGAGCGCGGTCTCCCAGTGGCTCCACCGTGCAGTCCGTGGAGAGTTCGCGCTGCATCAGGGCGATGTCCTGCGCCTTGCAGGCTGCGTTGACGACAACAAGAAACCACGTTTCCATGTTGACGATCATCAGGTCGTCAAGGATTCCGCCAGCGTCGTTTGTCAGAAA belongs to Acetobacter sp. and includes:
- the gcvT gene encoding glycine cleavage system aminomethyltransferase GcvT; its protein translation is MNETLLHTPLFSLHGECGARMVPFAGYAMPLQYADGIMAEHQHTRSHAGLFDVSHMGQVALRPFDGDMKRVALALERVVPVDVLGLKPGRQRYGFLTNDAGGILDDLMIVNMETWFLVVVNAACKAQDIALMQRELSTDCTVEPLGDRALLALQGPKAEKALARLAPDVSTMTFMDAKTVTLDGIEAIVTRSGYTGEDGFEISVPSDRTEQVARALLAQPEVKPIGLGARDSLRLEGGLCLYGSDLDETTSPVEGALEWAIQKARRNGGARAGGFPGADLILAQLEQGVSRRRVGLLAEGRAPVRHGAELFAEGEGGSPIGVVTSGAFGPTLQAPVAMGYVETAFALAGTKIFAELRGRRIPVTVAAMPFVPAGFKR